The proteins below come from a single Streptomyces sp. SCSIO 75703 genomic window:
- a CDS encoding GAF domain-containing protein — MTGQAAPRPTRLLETVLDVGADLDLRGTLQHIVDGAVELTGAAHAALTTADPARDGLAGIRARGPDGAPGPGHRLRVPIDVNGEPFGALHLTGRPGGGPFTVEDEQVLRFLAVRAGIAIGNARLYEAARQRERWIEGAAAVTTALLTRQNAGDALTTVAERARLLADAAAGVILQPTPEGGMEIVTAAAPDDPDGIVGATIAPGSPVLRLLLGGEPVFIDDSATDPRMTTHVRHRFGPSMMLPLQAGGRLIGTLALPRRRGDRAYTETERLLATQFASQAALALVLADARHGRERLAVYEDRDRIARDLHDLVVQRLFATGMMLESTQRRPGAGAIGDVLGRAVEELRSTVQEVRTAIFALQQPPAGPPTGLRGRVLRETEGAAARLGFPVSARFTGAVDHRVPDPVADRLLTALREALADAAGREGVTRVEVAVDVTTPLPDDRDGVRLTVRDDAGPGTTTLWCSPL, encoded by the coding sequence ATGACCGGCCAGGCCGCTCCCCGGCCCACCCGACTCCTCGAAACCGTCCTCGACGTGGGCGCCGACCTCGACCTGCGGGGCACCCTCCAGCACATCGTGGACGGCGCCGTCGAACTGACCGGCGCCGCGCACGCCGCCCTGACCACCGCCGACCCGGCGCGGGACGGCCTGGCCGGGATCCGCGCGCGGGGCCCGGACGGCGCACCCGGGCCGGGCCACCGGCTGCGGGTGCCGATCGACGTGAACGGCGAACCGTTCGGCGCCCTGCACCTGACCGGCCGGCCCGGCGGCGGCCCGTTCACCGTCGAGGACGAACAGGTCCTGCGGTTCCTCGCGGTGCGGGCCGGCATCGCGATCGGCAACGCCCGGCTCTACGAGGCGGCCCGGCAGCGCGAACGCTGGATCGAGGGCGCCGCCGCCGTCACCACGGCCCTGCTCACCCGCCAGAACGCCGGCGACGCCCTGACGACCGTCGCCGAACGCGCCCGCCTCCTCGCCGACGCCGCGGCGGGCGTCATCCTCCAGCCGACCCCGGAGGGCGGCATGGAGATCGTGACCGCGGCGGCGCCGGACGACCCCGACGGCATCGTCGGCGCCACGATCGCGCCCGGCAGCCCCGTCCTGCGCCTGCTCCTGGGCGGGGAGCCGGTCTTCATCGACGACTCGGCGACCGACCCCCGGATGACGACGCACGTGCGGCACCGGTTCGGGCCCAGCATGATGCTGCCGCTCCAGGCGGGCGGACGGCTGATCGGCACCCTCGCGCTGCCGCGCCGCCGCGGCGACCGCGCCTACACCGAGACGGAACGGCTGCTCGCCACCCAGTTCGCCTCCCAGGCCGCCCTCGCCCTGGTCCTCGCCGACGCCCGGCACGGCCGGGAACGCCTCGCCGTCTACGAGGACCGCGACCGCATCGCCCGCGACCTGCACGACCTGGTGGTGCAGCGGCTCTTCGCCACCGGCATGATGCTGGAGTCCACGCAGCGCCGGCCCGGCGCGGGCGCCATCGGCGACGTGCTCGGGCGGGCCGTGGAGGAACTGCGCTCCACGGTCCAGGAGGTACGCACCGCGATCTTCGCCCTCCAGCAGCCACCGGCCGGCCCGCCGACGGGACTGCGCGGCAGGGTGCTGCGCGAGACGGAGGGCGCCGCCGCGCGGCTCGGCTTCCCGGTGTCCGCGCGCTTCACCGGCGCCGTCGACCACCGCGTCCCGGACCCGGTCGCCGACCGCCTGCTCACGGCGCTGCGCGAGGCGCTGGCCGACGCGGCCGGCCGCGAGGGCGTCACCCGCGTCGAGGTCGCCGTCGACGTGACGACGCCCCTGCCCGACGACCGGGACGGTGTCCGCCTCACCGTCCGCGACGACGCCGGCCCCGGCACGACGACCCTCTGGTGCTCCCCGCTCTGA
- a CDS encoding YtxH domain-containing protein has translation MRYRLTFVVGLAVGYVLGTKAGRERYEQLRKSARQVAQNPAVRNTAESAAQQGRHFADRAYHAVSDRVGERMPDSVAQRVRSLRERNAHGAGRDDWGSSTT, from the coding sequence ATGCGTTACCGGCTCACGTTCGTCGTGGGGCTCGCCGTCGGCTACGTGCTGGGCACGAAGGCCGGGCGGGAGCGTTACGAACAGCTCAGGAAGTCCGCCCGGCAGGTCGCACAGAACCCGGCGGTCCGCAACACCGCCGAGTCGGCGGCGCAGCAGGGCCGCCACTTCGCGGACCGGGCGTACCACGCGGTGAGCGACCGGGTCGGCGAACGGATGCCCGATTCCGTCGCCCAGCGGGTGCGTTCCCTGCGCGAACGCAACGCGCACGGCGCGGGCCGCGACGACTGGGGCAGCAGCACCACCTGA
- a CDS encoding FGGY family carbohydrate kinase has translation MGIVAGLDSSPDFTRIVVCDADTGAVLRQGYAPHPVESPEGGRPSDVDPQAWLLSLGEAAGGGLLEGVQAIGVSAQANAVVPLDAQGNTVRPAMVGGDKRAQVAAADLIDAFGGREAWAQSVGSVPQAAQAVTKLRWLARSEPESAARTAGVLQAHDWLVWQLLGRPPRRTTDRGGASGTGYWSAATGGYRPDLVELALGRQVVLPEVIGPADAAGTTPEGLLISAGTGETMAAAFGLGIGLGDAVVSLGASGSVMAVHSEPLADQSGMITALADATGMHLPVVTTLNAVRALRGAAELLGVPDLESLSGLAMKSTPGSHGLVLLPYLEGERTPNLPHTAGTLAGLRRESMKPEHLARASFEGMLCGLADALDVLRARGVDVRRVFLLGAAAELPAVQEVAPALFGTQVVVPQPADYAAIGAARQAAWALGASQGTLDPRTPPVWQGPVAQVLEPGENLAVGQAVRQQYVSVREQTHPGALRA, from the coding sequence ATGGGGATAGTCGCCGGGTTGGACAGTTCGCCCGATTTCACTCGTATCGTCGTCTGTGATGCGGACACCGGTGCCGTGCTGCGGCAGGGATACGCTCCGCATCCCGTGGAGAGCCCCGAGGGCGGCCGCCCCTCCGACGTCGACCCGCAGGCGTGGCTCCTGTCGCTCGGCGAGGCGGCCGGCGGCGGCCTGCTGGAGGGCGTGCAGGCCATCGGGGTCTCGGCACAGGCCAACGCGGTCGTGCCGCTGGACGCGCAGGGCAACACGGTGCGCCCGGCGATGGTCGGCGGTGACAAACGGGCGCAGGTGGCCGCGGCCGACCTGATCGACGCCTTCGGCGGGCGCGAGGCGTGGGCGCAGTCCGTGGGCAGCGTGCCGCAGGCCGCCCAGGCCGTGACCAAGCTGCGCTGGCTGGCCCGCAGCGAGCCCGAGTCCGCCGCGCGCACCGCGGGCGTGCTCCAGGCGCACGACTGGCTGGTCTGGCAACTGCTCGGCCGTCCGCCGCGCCGCACCACCGACCGGGGCGGCGCCTCGGGCACCGGCTACTGGTCGGCGGCGACCGGCGGCTACCGGCCCGACCTGGTCGAGCTGGCCCTCGGCCGGCAGGTCGTCCTGCCCGAGGTGATCGGGCCCGCCGACGCGGCCGGCACCACCCCGGAGGGGCTGCTGATCTCGGCCGGCACCGGCGAGACCATGGCCGCCGCCTTCGGGCTCGGCATCGGCCTCGGCGACGCGGTCGTCTCGCTGGGCGCCTCCGGATCGGTGATGGCGGTCCACTCCGAACCGCTCGCCGACCAGTCCGGGATGATCACGGCCCTGGCCGACGCGACCGGCATGCACCTGCCCGTCGTCACCACCCTCAACGCCGTACGGGCCCTGCGCGGCGCCGCCGAACTGCTCGGCGTGCCGGACCTGGAGTCCCTGTCCGGCCTGGCGATGAAGTCGACGCCGGGTTCGCACGGGCTCGTCCTGCTCCCCTACCTGGAGGGCGAGCGGACACCGAACCTGCCGCACACCGCCGGCACCCTGGCCGGTCTGCGGCGCGAGTCGATGAAGCCGGAGCACCTGGCGCGGGCCTCGTTCGAGGGGATGCTGTGCGGCCTGGCGGACGCGCTGGACGTGCTGCGGGCGCGGGGCGTGGACGTGCGGCGGGTCTTCCTGCTGGGCGCGGCGGCCGAGCTGCCGGCGGTCCAGGAGGTGGCGCCCGCGCTCTTCGGCACGCAGGTCGTCGTCCCGCAGCCGGCCGACTACGCGGCGATCGGCGCCGCCCGGCAGGCGGCTTGGGCGCTCGGCGCCTCGCAGGGCACGCTGGACCCCCGTACTCCCCCGGTCTGGCAGGGCCCGGTCGCCCAGGTGCTGGAGCCGGGCGAGAACCTGGCGGTCGGC
- a CDS encoding DUF6204 family protein, producing MTTRTFRVTVRGVFDGLDDDQRAALLADAAEHDVLRAAFTREGHLSYDIAARSAFTFRFLDSGEEEEDILEASERAEEAARAWLTERGYGHKNLRSQAEDLSQAPLGKRRRREAARDTP from the coding sequence ATGACCACTCGCACCTTCCGCGTCACCGTACGCGGCGTCTTCGACGGACTCGACGACGACCAGCGCGCCGCGCTCCTCGCCGACGCCGCGGAACACGACGTCCTGCGCGCCGCCTTCACCCGTGAGGGGCACCTCAGTTACGACATCGCGGCGCGCTCCGCCTTCACCTTCCGCTTCCTGGACTCGGGGGAGGAAGAGGAGGACATCCTGGAGGCGTCCGAACGGGCGGAGGAGGCCGCGAGGGCCTGGCTGACGGAGCGCGGCTACGGCCACAAGAACCTCCGGTCCCAGGCGGAGGACCTCTCCCAGGCTCCGCTGGGCAAGCGACGGCGCCGCGAGGCCGCCCGCGACACCCCGTAG